TTGAAGACATTGCTGAGCCCAATCAGCATGTTGGGGAAGAATTTCTTTTCGTGTTGACGGGGCATGTTGAAATAAGGCTTGCAGGCCATACCGAGATCCTAAACCCCGGTGATTCCATCTATTACGATTCGAATCTACCTCATGCCGTTTCCTGCCATGGGAATGATCCTGCAACGATACTTGCCGTTATTTACGCAAAAAAGGAATTGATGATTTTTTAACTTGCGCCCACCAAAAAGTTACCTCCTTCGTTCGTTTTTACCAAGCGACTTACCGTCCCAGCTAGGGACACTTGTACCGTCGTTAATCTTTCTTCACAACCGGTACAAGGAATGACGTTACATAGATCTCATCATCAGATCTCATGCTGTGCTTGACCCCTGCAGGTACAATAAAGGCCTTGCCGGTCGTGAGTTTCACTTCGCCATTCTCCAGCACTCCGAAGCCTGCACCTTTTATGCAGTAAAAGATCTCATCATGATCTGCATGAGAGTGAAGGGGGACCTTTCGTTCGGCGGGGATATGGTACACGTTTGTTACAATGGCATTCTTGATCTTTTCCAGATCCATTTCGTCCTCCTCGTTTTTCCCCTTTGATGTTGTTCCCGAACTTTTTCCTCGCGGCGACATCCCGGCGATTGTTGAGCAGAATCTGTTCCCTTTGTAGCACAGTAACCCGTTTTTTCACAGCAATGCACATGAAACCACGGTATTAAAGCGGACGATTTTGGTTTAAAGTAGGCTGGCAGGTCTCTTCAAAGAGGCAAGGGGCGCCCGCTGCAACAGGGTTTACCTGTTCAGACCTCAACATTGGTGCAGTTATTGCTGCTCTGTAATTCGTTCGCAAACTGGACCAGGCAGAGGTCCTGGGCTATTCACCGTTGAATTTTAAATATGACTGCTAAGAGCATCCCCGTGGCGGAGTTGTCGAACAAGGATCCCGCCTCGCTTCTGAGCCAACTCATCAAAATTGCCTTGGTCTCCCTCCTCGTCATCCTCTCTCTGGCGGCCGCCAGCATCTATTCCGTCTATTCCCGACATGTAATCTCTCGCGCCGAGATGAATGCGGTCCGAATCGGCAGCGCTCTTTTGGCTTTGGAGCGGGGCACGCTGCTGGCCCACTCTGCAGAGGGGAGCCGCATTGCCCTCGATGTCGAAAACCTCCCCCAGCTTGACCGTCGACTTCGGCAATTCCTGAAACCCTTCGCGATCATCAAAATCAAGATTTTTTCGTATGACGGCAGGATCATCTACAGCACCGATCCGTCGATTATCGGTCGTATCGATGCCGAGAACTCGCGCTTGAAAAAAGCGCTCGCGGGGGAGGTCGATTCCAGGCTGGAGAAAAAGGACGAGGTTATCGACTTGGCTGAAGAGCGCAAGTTCGACCTTGATGTGGTCGAGACCTATATCCCGATCAGGAATGACAAGGGCCGGGTGATCGGCAGCTTCGAGCTGTATGTGGATGTTACTGCTGCCCGCCGTGATATTTCCTCCGGTGTGGGGATGTCGATGTTGCTGCTCGCTCTCGCCCTGATCTTCGTCTTTGCCTGCGCTTTCGTTCTGGTGCGGCGAGGGACCAACCAGCTCAAGGCGACGCAGAATATTCTGCAAATCCTGGCGACGACCGACACCCTGACCTCACTGCTCAATCGCCATCAGATATTTCTGCGGGCTGAACAGGAGTTTGCACGCCTGGGCCGCGAGCGTGAAGGCGGCGGTACGAAGAAGGCTCTCGGCTTGCTGATGCTTGACGTCGACTACTTCAAACGCCACAATGACACCTATGGCCACC
The window above is part of the Desulfuromonas sp. TF genome. Proteins encoded here:
- a CDS encoding sensor domain-containing diguanylate cyclase, translating into MTAKSIPVAELSNKDPASLLSQLIKIALVSLLVILSLAAASIYSVYSRHVISRAEMNAVRIGSALLALERGTLLAHSAEGSRIALDVENLPQLDRRLRQFLKPFAIIKIKIFSYDGRIIYSTDPSIIGRIDAENSRLKKALAGEVDSRLEKKDEVIDLAEERKFDLDVVETYIPIRNDKGRVIGSFELYVDVTAARRDISSGVGMSMLLLALALIFVFACAFVLVRRGTNQLKATQNILQILATTDTLTSLLNRHQIFLRAEQEFARLGREREGGGTKKALGLLMLDVDYFKRHNDTYGHQAGDLILKEIADRLVRSLRCYDFVGRYGGEEFLAVLPGTGFLGTRGIAERIRERVEAEPVIIGGIEVPVTVSLGLACTTGEEGSFEDALKRADEGLYRAKSEGRNKVAWI
- a CDS encoding cupin domain-containing protein, with the protein product MDLEKIKNAIVTNVYHIPAERKVPLHSHADHDEIFYCIKGAGFGVLENGEVKLTTGKAFIVPAGVKHSMRSDDEIYVTSFLVPVVKKD